In Arthrobacter sp. QXT-31, one genomic interval encodes:
- the typA gene encoding translational GTPase TypA, which produces MSETTTQTAANIASRSDLRNVAIVAHVDHGKTTLVDAMLKQTNSFASHGEVEDRVMDSGDLEREKGITILAKNTTVAYNGPSSNGETITINVIDTPGHADFGGEVERGLSMVDGVVLLVDASEGPLPQTRFVLRKALAAHLPVVLLVNKTDRPDARIEEVVHESMDLLLGLASDLADEVPDLDLDEILNVPVVYAAAKVGRASLEQPADGAAPENEDLEPLFKTIIEHIPAPTYNPEGVLQAHVTNLDASPFLGRLALLRVYNGTLRKGQQVAWARQNGELKTVKITELLATKALERVPAESAGPGEIVAVAGIEDITIGETLTDVENPQPLPLITVDDPAISMTIGINTSPLAGKVKGAKVTARQVKDRLDKELIGNVSIKVLPTERPDAWEVQGRGELALAILVEQMRREGFELTVGKPQVVTKTIDGKVHEPMEHMTIDVPEEYLGAVTQLMAARKGRMTNMANHGTGWVRMEFIVPARGLIGFRTKFLTDTRGAGIAASISEGYEPWAGPIEYRTNGSMVADRAGVVTPFAMINLQERGSFFVKPTSEVYEGMIVGENSRADDMDVNITKEKKLTNMRAASSDSFENLTPPRELTLEESLEFAREDECVEVTPDDIRIRKVILDSNERAKANRARAKA; this is translated from the coding sequence ATGTCTGAAACCACCACCCAAACTGCCGCAAACATTGCATCCCGCAGTGACCTGCGCAACGTCGCGATTGTGGCCCACGTTGACCACGGCAAGACCACCCTTGTGGATGCCATGCTCAAGCAGACCAACTCCTTCGCCTCGCACGGAGAGGTCGAGGACCGCGTCATGGACTCCGGTGACCTGGAGCGCGAAAAGGGCATCACCATCCTGGCGAAGAACACCACCGTTGCGTACAACGGCCCCTCCTCCAACGGTGAGACCATCACCATCAACGTCATCGACACCCCCGGCCACGCCGACTTCGGCGGCGAGGTGGAGCGCGGCCTGTCCATGGTGGACGGCGTCGTCCTGCTCGTGGACGCCTCCGAGGGCCCGCTGCCGCAGACCCGCTTCGTTCTGCGCAAGGCCCTGGCCGCGCACCTGCCGGTCGTCCTGCTGGTGAACAAGACGGACCGCCCTGACGCCCGCATCGAAGAGGTTGTCCACGAGTCGATGGACCTCCTGCTCGGCCTGGCATCGGACCTCGCGGACGAGGTGCCGGACCTCGACCTGGACGAAATCCTCAACGTTCCGGTCGTGTACGCCGCCGCCAAGGTTGGCCGTGCATCCCTGGAGCAGCCGGCCGACGGCGCCGCCCCGGAGAACGAGGACCTTGAGCCGCTGTTCAAGACCATCATCGAGCACATCCCCGCCCCGACCTACAACCCCGAGGGCGTGCTGCAGGCCCATGTGACCAACCTGGACGCCTCGCCGTTCCTTGGCCGTCTCGCCCTGCTGCGCGTCTACAACGGCACCCTGCGCAAGGGCCAGCAGGTGGCCTGGGCCCGCCAGAACGGCGAGCTGAAGACGGTGAAGATCACCGAGCTCCTGGCCACCAAGGCCCTTGAGCGCGTTCCCGCCGAGTCCGCCGGCCCCGGCGAGATCGTCGCCGTCGCCGGCATCGAGGACATCACCATCGGTGAGACCCTGACCGACGTCGAAAACCCGCAGCCGCTGCCGCTCATCACCGTGGATGATCCCGCAATCTCCATGACCATCGGTATCAACACCTCGCCGCTCGCCGGCAAGGTCAAGGGTGCCAAGGTGACTGCCCGCCAGGTGAAGGACCGCCTGGACAAGGAACTGATCGGTAACGTCTCCATCAAGGTGCTGCCCACCGAGCGTCCGGATGCCTGGGAAGTCCAGGGCCGTGGCGAGCTCGCGCTGGCCATCCTCGTGGAGCAGATGCGCCGTGAAGGCTTCGAACTCACCGTGGGCAAGCCGCAGGTTGTCACCAAGACCATCGACGGCAAGGTGCACGAGCCGATGGAGCACATGACCATCGACGTGCCCGAAGAATACCTCGGCGCCGTCACCCAGCTGATGGCCGCCCGCAAGGGCCGCATGACCAACATGGCCAACCACGGCACGGGCTGGGTCCGGATGGAATTCATTGTTCCCGCCCGCGGCCTGATCGGCTTCCGCACCAAGTTCCTGACGGACACCCGCGGCGCCGGCATCGCGGCTTCGATCTCCGAGGGCTACGAGCCCTGGGCAGGCCCGATCGAATACCGCACCAACGGTTCCATGGTGGCCGACCGCGCCGGCGTGGTGACCCCGTTCGCCATGATCAACCTGCAGGAACGCGGCTCCTTCTTCGTCAAGCCGACCTCAGAGGTTTACGAAGGCATGATCGTGGGCGAGAACTCCCGCGCCGACGACATGGACGTGAACATCACCAAGGAAAAGAAGCTCACCAACATGCGTGCAGCTTCCTCCGACAGCTTCGAGAACCTGACCCCGCCGCGGGAACTGACCCTCGAGGAGTCCCTCGAATTCGCCCGCGAGGACGAGTGCGTCGAGGTCACGCCGGACGACATCCGCATCCGCAAGGTGATCCTGGACTCGAACGAGCGGGCCAAGGCCAACCGCGCCCGCGCGAAGGCGTAA
- a CDS encoding ABC transporter ATP-binding protein, whose product MTDYISPDRPASDPLERDPIEPGGGQRKAAGKGAVVLEVRDLSVDFGVEKKWVPAAVGLNYEVRAGEVLAIVGESGSGKSASSMALLGLLPSNSRVSGSVRLSGKELLGADAANIRSVRGKDVAVIFQEPMTALNPVYTVGAQIVETVRLHNEVSPEQAKERALRMLELVELPDPEKAFKSYPHQLSGGQRQRAMIAQSLSCDPRLLIADEPTTALDVTVQAEILDLMRNLRNKLDSAIVLITHDMGVVADLADRIAVMRKGLIVETGTAEQIFHNPQHPYTQALLAAVPHLGQGGTEAEPDVDVTAALAAATHAELESVDHEELVRRERENAAALAAAESRGPVGEPVLELTDVAIEYPKQGRVPAFRAVEGANLTIHPGQVVGLVGESGSGKTTIGRAAVGLLPVAAGTMRVVGQDISAAKKNGKQLHHVRRHIGMVFQDPSSSLNPRLPIGESIGEPMYLAGVAKGADLQKRIEALLDQVELPRNYRNRYPHELSGGQKQRVGIARALSLKPKLMVADEPTSALDVSVQAKVLELFQNLQRELGFACLFVTHDLAVVDVLADRICVMQRGRIVEQGSRDQILRNPQEAYTQRLLAAVPLPDPEKQRERRELRAQLLATGTE is encoded by the coding sequence ATGACTGACTACATCAGCCCTGACCGCCCGGCGTCGGACCCGCTGGAGCGCGATCCCATCGAACCCGGGGGCGGACAGCGGAAGGCCGCCGGGAAGGGCGCCGTCGTCCTCGAGGTGCGCGACCTCAGCGTCGACTTCGGCGTGGAGAAAAAGTGGGTGCCGGCCGCCGTCGGGCTTAACTATGAGGTGCGGGCCGGTGAAGTCCTGGCCATCGTCGGCGAATCCGGTTCCGGCAAGAGCGCCAGTTCCATGGCACTGCTGGGCCTGCTGCCCAGCAACAGCAGGGTGTCCGGGAGCGTCAGGCTCTCCGGCAAGGAGCTGCTGGGCGCGGACGCGGCCAACATCCGCAGCGTCCGCGGCAAGGACGTGGCCGTCATCTTCCAGGAGCCCATGACCGCGCTCAACCCGGTCTACACTGTGGGCGCCCAGATCGTGGAGACGGTGCGGCTCCACAACGAGGTCTCGCCGGAGCAGGCCAAGGAGCGCGCGCTGCGGATGCTGGAGCTCGTGGAGCTGCCGGATCCGGAGAAGGCGTTCAAGTCCTACCCGCACCAGCTCTCCGGCGGCCAGCGGCAGCGTGCCATGATCGCCCAGTCCCTGTCCTGTGATCCCAGACTGCTGATCGCCGACGAGCCCACGACGGCCCTGGACGTGACGGTGCAAGCGGAAATCCTGGACCTGATGAGGAACCTGCGCAACAAGCTGGACAGCGCCATCGTCCTGATCACCCATGACATGGGCGTCGTGGCTGACCTGGCCGACCGGATCGCCGTCATGCGCAAGGGCCTGATCGTGGAGACGGGCACCGCCGAACAGATCTTCCACAACCCGCAGCATCCGTACACGCAGGCGCTGCTCGCCGCCGTGCCGCACCTCGGACAGGGCGGAACCGAGGCCGAGCCCGACGTCGATGTGACGGCAGCGCTGGCAGCGGCCACGCACGCCGAGCTCGAGTCGGTGGACCACGAGGAACTGGTCCGCCGCGAGCGGGAGAACGCGGCTGCCCTGGCGGCCGCCGAATCCAGGGGACCCGTGGGCGAACCGGTCCTGGAGCTGACCGACGTCGCCATCGAGTACCCGAAACAGGGGCGCGTGCCGGCCTTCCGCGCCGTGGAGGGTGCCAACCTGACCATCCATCCCGGACAGGTGGTGGGCCTGGTGGGGGAGTCGGGTTCGGGCAAGACGACCATCGGGCGTGCCGCCGTCGGACTGCTGCCGGTCGCGGCCGGAACGATGCGCGTGGTGGGGCAGGACATCTCGGCCGCGAAGAAGAACGGCAAGCAGCTGCACCACGTGCGGCGGCACATCGGCATGGTGTTCCAGGACCCGTCTTCATCCCTGAACCCGCGCCTGCCCATCGGCGAAAGCATCGGCGAGCCGATGTACCTGGCCGGCGTGGCCAAGGGCGCCGACCTGCAGAAGCGCATCGAGGCCCTGCTGGACCAGGTGGAACTGCCCCGCAACTACCGGAACAGGTATCCGCATGAACTGTCCGGCGGGCAGAAGCAGCGCGTCGGCATTGCCCGCGCACTGTCGCTGAAGCCGAAGCTGATGGTGGCGGACGAGCCCACATCCGCGCTGGACGTGTCGGTTCAGGCCAAGGTCCTGGAGCTGTTCCAAAACCTCCAGCGCGAGCTGGGTTTTGCCTGCCTCTTCGTTACCCACGACCTCGCTGTGGTGGACGTGCTGGCGGACCGGATCTGCGTCATGCAGCGCGGCCGAATCGTGGAGCAGGGCTCCCGCGACCAGATCCTGCGCAACCCGCAGGAGGCCTATACGCAGCGGCTGCTCGCGGCCGTGCCGCTGCCGGACCCGGAAAAGCAGCGCGAACGCCGCGAACTCCGCGCCCAGCTACTGGCCACCGGAACGGAGTAG
- a CDS encoding putative acetyltransferase — protein sequence MSPTTPTPREFLATAPAGTRVVVRYRIDGGFTDALGDLLACGETECTVRTRRSDVGIPLDLVVAAKQVPPAPPRRGARRTPPGTG from the coding sequence GTGAGTCCCACAACACCAACGCCCCGGGAGTTCCTGGCCACCGCCCCTGCCGGAACGCGCGTTGTGGTGCGCTACAGGATCGACGGCGGCTTTACGGATGCGCTGGGAGACCTCCTTGCGTGCGGCGAAACTGAATGCACCGTGCGGACCCGGAGGTCCGACGTCGGCATTCCCCTTGATCTGGTGGTGGCCGCCAAGCAGGTGCCCCCGGCACCTCCGCGGCGGGGTGCACGGCGGACGCCGCCGGGAACCGGCTGA
- a CDS encoding SGNH/GDSL hydrolase family protein gives MFQASTRALLIGPVIAASVFLAGCGAAQEPASGAGTAAPAAAGAAAPVAAPGEAVAAGSAVVSDLGAAVDPATLPAGALYRNPVNGRDEVIVGNIATTALLIGDSQSEPQGSWPRRALAGLGYEVFFCGKGGTGFVASNGSTGNYVDALQRGHWHLPYGFPPLVLIEGGGNDAKQGASDEQISANADRLITTIKQRYPGAKLAMVGTLGKGAEHGGVRRAEVDALLGTVAADHGIPFVSVGDWLSRYGLEAQLKDSVHMNNDGHRALGVLLGDRLAKLGLALS, from the coding sequence ATGTTTCAAGCCTCGACGCGGGCCCTCCTGATTGGTCCGGTCATTGCCGCCAGCGTATTTTTGGCGGGCTGCGGCGCAGCACAGGAACCGGCGTCCGGCGCCGGAACGGCAGCCCCGGCGGCTGCGGGTGCCGCCGCGCCGGTGGCCGCCCCGGGTGAAGCCGTTGCTGCCGGCTCCGCCGTCGTGAGCGACCTGGGGGCCGCCGTCGACCCCGCCACCCTTCCTGCCGGTGCCCTCTACCGCAACCCGGTTAACGGGCGGGACGAGGTGATCGTGGGCAACATCGCCACCACCGCGCTGCTGATCGGCGATTCGCAGTCCGAACCGCAGGGCAGCTGGCCGCGCCGGGCCCTGGCCGGGCTGGGCTATGAAGTGTTCTTCTGCGGCAAGGGCGGCACCGGCTTCGTCGCCTCCAACGGCAGTACCGGAAACTACGTGGATGCCCTGCAGCGCGGCCACTGGCATCTCCCCTACGGCTTCCCGCCGCTGGTGCTTATCGAGGGCGGCGGCAACGACGCCAAGCAGGGCGCCAGCGACGAACAGATCTCAGCCAACGCTGACCGGCTCATTACGACCATCAAGCAGCGGTACCCCGGCGCGAAGCTGGCAATGGTGGGAACGCTGGGCAAGGGCGCGGAGCACGGCGGCGTCCGGCGCGCCGAGGTGGACGCCCTGCTGGGCACCGTCGCCGCGGACCACGGGATTCCCTTCGTCAGCGTCGGCGACTGGCTCAGCCGGTACGGGCTGGAGGCGCAGCTCAAGGACAGCGTCCACATGAACAACGACGGCCACCGCGCCCTGGGGGTGCTGTTGGGTGACAGGCTCGCGAAGCTGGGGCTGGCCCTGTCCTAG
- the fdxA gene encoding ferredoxin — MTYVIAQPCVDVKDKACIEECPVDCIYEGERSLYIHPDECVDCGACEPVCPVEAIYYEDDTPEEWADYYKANVEFFDDLGSPGGAAKVGNTGKDHPMIAALPPQNQDH; from the coding sequence GTGACGTACGTAATCGCGCAGCCGTGTGTGGATGTTAAGGACAAGGCATGCATTGAGGAGTGCCCGGTCGATTGCATCTACGAAGGCGAACGCTCCCTCTATATCCATCCCGATGAGTGCGTCGACTGCGGTGCCTGCGAGCCCGTCTGCCCGGTGGAAGCCATCTACTACGAGGACGACACCCCCGAGGAATGGGCCGACTACTACAAGGCAAACGTCGAGTTCTTTGACGACCTCGGCTCCCCGGGCGGAGCCGCCAAGGTGGGCAACACCGGCAAGGACCACCCGATGATTGCAGCGCTCCCGCCGCAGAACCAGGACCACTGA
- the dapC gene encoding succinyldiaminopimelate transaminase encodes MTTAVRSFGLSLPDYPWEAMAPYLAKAAEHPGGAVNLSIGTPVDPTPPVIQDALKAAADAPGYPTVHGTPALREAIAAWFARRRGVEGLDPRAVMPTVGSKELVAWLPFLLGLKPGDVVVRPTVAYPTYDIGATFAGATAVAADDLDELDAATRARVRLVWVNSPGNPTGSVRDAASLKKIVDQAREIGAVVASDECYAELGWGEWDLQRGGQAVPSILDPRVAGPSHDGLLAVYSLSKQSNLAGYRAAFVAGDAALMANLVNSRKHAGMIVPYPVQEAMRVALGDDAHVLAQKDLYRGRRERLLPALEAFGLTLHESAAGLYLWCTAGEATWDTVARLAERGIVVGPGVFYGDAGHGYVRVALTGADERIDAAVARLA; translated from the coding sequence GTGACTACAGCTGTGCGCAGTTTCGGCCTGAGCCTGCCCGACTATCCGTGGGAAGCGATGGCGCCGTACCTCGCCAAAGCGGCTGAGCACCCCGGCGGCGCGGTCAACCTGTCCATCGGCACGCCCGTGGACCCCACCCCGCCGGTCATCCAGGACGCCCTGAAGGCAGCCGCGGACGCGCCGGGCTACCCCACCGTCCACGGCACGCCGGCGCTCCGTGAGGCCATCGCCGCATGGTTCGCGCGCCGCCGCGGCGTGGAAGGGCTCGACCCCCGCGCCGTCATGCCGACCGTGGGTTCCAAGGAACTCGTGGCGTGGCTGCCGTTCCTGCTCGGCCTCAAGCCTGGCGACGTCGTTGTGCGGCCCACGGTGGCCTACCCGACCTACGACATCGGGGCCACATTCGCCGGTGCCACGGCAGTGGCAGCCGACGACCTGGACGAGCTGGACGCAGCCACCCGGGCTCGGGTCCGTTTGGTCTGGGTCAACTCCCCGGGCAACCCCACCGGCAGCGTCCGGGACGCCGCGTCACTGAAGAAGATCGTGGACCAGGCCCGTGAAATCGGTGCGGTGGTGGCCTCCGACGAATGCTATGCCGAGCTGGGCTGGGGGGAGTGGGACCTGCAGCGCGGAGGGCAGGCTGTTCCCAGCATCCTCGATCCTCGCGTGGCCGGCCCGTCCCACGACGGGCTCCTTGCCGTGTACTCGCTGAGCAAGCAGTCCAATCTGGCCGGTTACCGGGCCGCTTTTGTTGCCGGTGATGCCGCCCTCATGGCCAACCTCGTCAACAGCCGCAAGCACGCCGGCATGATCGTGCCGTACCCGGTGCAGGAAGCAATGCGCGTGGCCCTGGGCGACGACGCACACGTCCTGGCGCAGAAGGACCTGTACCGCGGGCGCCGGGAGCGGCTCCTGCCCGCACTCGAGGCCTTCGGCCTGACGCTGCACGAGTCCGCCGCCGGCCTGTACCTGTGGTGCACGGCGGGCGAAGCCACGTGGGATACGGTGGCACGCCTCGCGGAGCGCGGGATCGTGGTGGGCCCGGGCGTGTTCTACGGCGACGCCGGGCACGGCTACGTGCGTGTGGCCCTCACCGGCGCCGACGAACGGATCGACGCCGCGGTGGCCCGCCTGGCCTAG
- a CDS encoding PH domain-containing protein, whose amino-acid sequence MSTVPHAGNAVIFKARTNKWFAGFSWFVAAAGLAGLMVAGGPGALSGVWPLLLIAYLGWLLFWRPAVVVHDAGVTIENPFRAITVPWPALVQVDTRYALTLITPGRSYGAWAAPAPGIWGGRNARPEDLRGLPGSTYGPGNSVRPGDLKTTDSGQAAQLVRARWEQLVEAGLVDAGAAETTPVTVKFRWLEAAAALLLLGLSYWSMAVL is encoded by the coding sequence ATGAGCACTGTGCCGCACGCCGGAAACGCCGTAATCTTCAAGGCGCGCACCAACAAATGGTTTGCCGGATTTTCCTGGTTCGTGGCAGCCGCCGGGCTGGCCGGCCTGATGGTTGCGGGCGGGCCCGGTGCCCTGTCCGGTGTTTGGCCGCTGCTTCTCATCGCCTATCTGGGCTGGCTGCTCTTCTGGCGCCCCGCGGTGGTCGTCCACGATGCGGGCGTCACCATCGAGAACCCGTTCCGCGCCATCACGGTACCGTGGCCCGCGCTGGTGCAGGTGGATACCCGCTACGCGCTGACCCTCATCACGCCCGGCCGAAGCTATGGCGCGTGGGCTGCTCCCGCGCCCGGCATCTGGGGCGGCCGCAACGCCCGTCCGGAGGATCTCCGCGGACTGCCGGGCAGCACGTACGGTCCGGGGAACTCCGTGCGGCCCGGCGACCTGAAGACCACTGACTCCGGCCAGGCCGCGCAGCTGGTGCGTGCCCGCTGGGAGCAGCTGGTCGAGGCCGGGCTTGTCGATGCCGGAGCTGCGGAGACCACCCCGGTCACCGTGAAATTCCGCTGGCTGGAGGCAGCAGCTGCGCTGCTGCTTCTCGGGCTGAGTTACTGGAGCATGGCCGTCCTGTAG
- a CDS encoding ABC transporter permease has product MSQPSQQDEIMAEQAGLRQEAAGVEPVTEARGMSQGQIVRKRFLGHSGAIVGLVVFAIIFVMAFTSVGYAGIPGWWKYTHEAVSPLANNGAPTASLWPLAWGEHPFGQDRIGRDLFAMTMRGAQQSITIMVVIGLIAGLIGVVVGALSGYFRGWMEAVLMRLTDVIIIVPALLLAAVMAQLAGRRDEGSWFAAFASSNGVLALGIFLGLISWVGLARLMRGEFLTLREREFVDAARISGASNARIIFKHILPNAVGVLIVNVTLTMSAAILTETALSYLGVGVKSPDTSLGLLISQNQEAFATRPWLFWFPGLFIVLICLSINFIGDGLRDAFDPRQKKFNAKKAKDSAAAVPEATPVAALDTTAEDRRAAGGDRGA; this is encoded by the coding sequence ATGAGCCAGCCCAGCCAGCAGGATGAAATCATGGCAGAGCAGGCCGGCCTGCGGCAGGAAGCCGCCGGAGTCGAGCCTGTCACCGAAGCGCGGGGAATGAGCCAGGGCCAGATTGTCCGCAAGCGCTTCCTTGGCCATTCCGGCGCCATCGTCGGCCTGGTCGTCTTCGCCATCATCTTCGTCATGGCCTTCACTTCCGTGGGCTACGCCGGAATCCCGGGGTGGTGGAAGTACACCCACGAAGCCGTCTCGCCGCTGGCCAACAACGGAGCCCCCACCGCGTCGCTCTGGCCACTGGCCTGGGGTGAGCACCCCTTCGGCCAGGACCGGATCGGACGCGACCTGTTCGCCATGACCATGCGCGGCGCCCAGCAGTCCATCACCATCATGGTGGTCATCGGACTGATCGCAGGCCTGATCGGCGTGGTGGTCGGGGCACTGTCCGGCTACTTCCGGGGCTGGATGGAAGCGGTCCTGATGCGGCTCACCGACGTCATCATTATTGTCCCGGCCCTGCTCCTCGCCGCCGTCATGGCCCAGCTGGCCGGCCGGCGAGACGAAGGAAGCTGGTTCGCAGCCTTCGCCAGCAGCAACGGAGTCCTCGCCCTCGGCATCTTCCTGGGACTGATCAGCTGGGTGGGCCTGGCGAGGCTGATGCGCGGCGAGTTCCTGACCCTCCGGGAACGCGAATTCGTGGACGCGGCACGCATTTCCGGGGCGAGCAACGCACGGATCATTTTCAAGCACATCCTGCCTAACGCGGTGGGCGTGCTGATTGTCAATGTCACGCTGACGATGTCGGCGGCGATCCTGACCGAAACGGCCCTGAGCTACCTGGGCGTCGGCGTCAAGTCCCCGGACACCTCACTCGGCCTGCTCATCTCCCAGAACCAGGAAGCCTTCGCCACCCGCCCCTGGCTGTTCTGGTTCCCGGGCCTGTTCATCGTCCTCATCTGCCTCAGCATCAACTTCATCGGTGACGGCCTGCGGGACGCCTTCGATCCGCGGCAGAAGAAATTCAACGCCAAGAAGGCCAAGGACTCCGCTGCAGCCGTCCCGGAAGCGACGCCGGTGGCGGCCCTGGACACCACGGCTGAGGACCGCCGGGCCGCCGGCGGGGACAGGGGAGCCTGA
- a CDS encoding helix-turn-helix domain-containing protein — MELPQDSGDADLVAKGRALSSPLRLRILRLCLHQSRTNKEIAELLGLNPASSLHHVRTLVRTGFLLPEERRKGRRGATEVPYIASRKSWSTPMDNVAPVLIETFLQETRDLPPEDIEVWRLGVKFNAARREEMLGKLRAVVEEYTALPADDDGEATSLMIAHHRDPTAD, encoded by the coding sequence ATGGAACTCCCGCAGGACAGCGGCGATGCAGACCTCGTGGCCAAGGGCCGCGCCCTGAGCTCGCCGCTGCGGCTGAGGATCCTCCGGCTATGCCTGCACCAGTCACGGACCAACAAGGAGATCGCCGAACTGCTCGGGCTGAATCCCGCGTCCAGCCTGCATCACGTCCGGACTCTGGTGCGCACCGGGTTCCTGCTGCCGGAGGAGCGGCGGAAGGGCCGGCGCGGAGCCACGGAAGTGCCCTACATCGCCAGCCGCAAGTCCTGGAGCACCCCTATGGACAATGTGGCGCCCGTGCTCATCGAGACATTCCTCCAGGAGACCCGGGACCTGCCGCCCGAAGACATCGAGGTGTGGCGGCTCGGGGTCAAGTTCAACGCCGCCCGGCGGGAGGAAATGCTGGGCAAGCTGCGCGCCGTCGTCGAGGAATACACGGCTCTTCCCGCGGACGACGACGGCGAGGCAACCTCGCTGATGATTGCCCACCACCGGGACCCGACGGCGGATTAG
- a CDS encoding MFS transporter, producing MTAEPTAADPAKTSLWRDRNFTTFWAGQALGQFGAQLGQLAFPVLAVTLLHASEFEVGMLNAAGLAAFLAVGLPAGAWVDRWLKRRTMITADLLRMAAMAVVPLLWWSGSLEIWHLYAVAAIVGTATVFFDVAYQSYVPVLVPSPHVREANSKLEATAQIARIGGPAAGGGLLAVVSAPVLFVGEAAGYLLSAVFLARTRDWEVRVPAAARRPLPVEIREGLSFVVRHPLISRIAACTGGMNFSGMLIYTLMPVLVLRNLGLGPQGMGLIMTVGAVGGLLGAVMAPRVAARIGEGTAIPVCAVVSSVFLLLIPLAGMVSKPAASLVLLLVSELGFGFSVLVYNVLQLTMRQRVCPPRLLGRMNASIRFAVWGVMPLAALASGYLGGHLGLVPTMMIGAAGSLLATAPVLFSPLRTMRTLPDEVLPDEVREDELLEDEAPEEGAAGGRG from the coding sequence GTGACTGCCGAACCGACAGCGGCGGATCCCGCAAAAACATCGCTGTGGCGGGACCGCAACTTCACCACTTTCTGGGCCGGACAGGCTCTGGGCCAGTTCGGTGCGCAGCTGGGACAGCTGGCGTTCCCCGTCCTGGCCGTCACCCTGCTCCACGCCTCCGAATTCGAGGTGGGCATGCTGAACGCCGCAGGTCTGGCCGCGTTCCTGGCTGTCGGGCTGCCGGCCGGGGCCTGGGTGGACCGCTGGCTGAAACGCAGGACCATGATCACCGCGGACCTGCTGCGGATGGCCGCGATGGCCGTGGTGCCTCTCCTGTGGTGGAGCGGCAGCCTGGAAATCTGGCACCTGTATGCCGTGGCGGCGATCGTGGGGACGGCCACGGTGTTCTTCGACGTCGCCTACCAGAGCTACGTTCCGGTCCTGGTGCCGTCCCCGCATGTGCGGGAGGCCAACTCAAAGCTTGAGGCGACGGCCCAGATAGCGCGCATCGGCGGACCCGCTGCCGGTGGCGGGCTGCTCGCGGTCGTGTCGGCTCCCGTGCTGTTCGTGGGGGAAGCCGCAGGTTACCTGCTCTCCGCAGTCTTCCTGGCCCGCACCCGCGACTGGGAGGTGCGGGTGCCGGCGGCCGCGCGGCGCCCCCTTCCGGTCGAAATCCGGGAGGGGCTCTCCTTTGTTGTCCGTCACCCGCTCATCAGCCGCATCGCGGCCTGCACCGGCGGGATGAACTTTTCCGGCATGCTGATTTATACGCTGATGCCGGTGCTGGTGCTGCGAAACCTCGGGCTGGGGCCCCAGGGCATGGGGCTGATCATGACTGTGGGCGCCGTCGGTGGGCTGCTGGGCGCCGTCATGGCACCACGCGTCGCCGCCCGGATCGGCGAGGGCACGGCGATCCCTGTCTGTGCCGTGGTCAGCTCGGTCTTTCTGCTGCTGATACCGCTCGCAGGGATGGTTTCTAAGCCCGCCGCCTCACTGGTGCTGCTGTTGGTCTCCGAACTCGGGTTCGGCTTCAGCGTCCTGGTTTACAACGTCCTGCAGCTCACCATGCGCCAGCGGGTCTGCCCGCCACGGCTGCTGGGCCGCATGAACGCGTCCATCCGGTTTGCGGTGTGGGGCGTGATGCCGCTTGCTGCCTTGGCTTCAGGCTACCTGGGCGGGCACCTTGGCCTGGTGCCCACCATGATGATCGGAGCGGCGGGCAGCCTGCTCGCCACCGCGCCGGTCCTGTTCTCGCCCCTGCGCACGATGCGCACCCTTCCGGACGAAGTGCTTCCGGATGAGGTGCGGGAGGACGAACTGCTGGAGGACGAGGCGCCGGAAGAAGGCGCGGCCGGCGGCAGGGGATAG